The genomic DNA ATGTATTGATAGCTTTATAGGCCATAGCAAGTGGTGCTCCTCCAATAAATGCATAAAACATAGGCGCAATTATACCATCTACAGTATTTTCTGCAACAGTTTCTACAGTTGCTCTTATTATTTCAGGTTCACTTAAATTAGTAGTATCCCTACCTACTATATAAGATAGCTGAATCCTAGATTTTTCTATATCTTCAGTTTTTAATACATTATAAATTTTTAATGCTTCGTCTTTTAAACATTTTGTGGCTAATGTTGTATAAATTATAAAACTATTCACTACAATACTCAATAATATATTAAAACTAAATAACTTCACTATAACATAAGTTGTTAAATATGTTATTCCAACGGTTATAAACCATAATATAAATCCCCCAAATTTTAACTGCCTATCATTTTTAGAGACCTTTCTTATTATACCTTGAGTAAAATTTATAAGTTTACCAATAAATCTCACTGGATGAGGAAAAGAATATGGGTCTCCTACAATTAAGTCTGTCACATATCCTATATAAATAGATAAAATACTCATTTATTCATTTCCTTTTTTCAAAAAATTTTCTATACAATTTAAGTTATTATAAAAATGAGTATGAAGATATGTAGCCAAAGTGTTTCCTTTACTATAACCACCATCCCACTCTTCTACTATATTTCCATCTCTTTCTTTTCTCATTGAATATACACATTTTTCATCACTTTCAAATATTGAATGATGAAACTCATGCCCTTTAATAGATTCCCCTTTTTTAGATAAAAGAGTATTTTCCTTGGCTACACCAATACAGTACCCAAATCTCTTTAAAGAAGATGTCATCTTACTAATTCCACTAAATATTCCAACCATATTAAATTCTTGTTCTTCTTGATTCAATAGTTTCTCACCTAGGTACATCAGTCCTCCACATTCTGCATAAATAGGTATATTATTGTTATGTGCTTCTAATATGGAAGTTCTCATTGACTCATTTGCTTCTAATTCTTTTCCAAATATTTCTGGAAAACCTCCTCCAATATAAATATAATCTGCATTTGGCACTGATACATCTTCAAGAGGGCTAAAATAGTTTATTTCTAAACCAAGTTCCTCTAAAAGCTCTATATTTTCTCTATAATAAAAATTGAATGCTTTATCATATGCTATAGCTATTGATTTATTATTAACATGTTCTTTTATTTTATTATTTTCTATTAAAGTTTGAAAATCAAAATCACTCTCAAATTCATCGCTTTCTGA from Clostridioides difficile ATCC 9689 = DSM 1296 includes the following:
- the cbiB gene encoding adenosylcobinamide-phosphate synthase CbiB, with protein sequence MSILSIYIGYVTDLIVGDPYSFPHPVRFIGKLINFTQGIIRKVSKNDRQLKFGGFILWFITVGITYLTTYVIVKLFSFNILLSIVVNSFIIYTTLATKCLKDEALKIYNVLKTEDIEKSRIQLSYIVGRDTTNLSEPEIIRATVETVAENTVDGIIAPMFYAFIGGAPLAMAYKAINTLDSTVGYKNKKYKDIGFASAKIDDIANYIPARISVILMTIGSFFLNYNYRNCFKISIRDRKNHKSPNCAFSEGAVSGALGIQLGGTNVYFGEKVYKPTIGDKLREIDKEDIIKTNKIMYASSFVSMLVFTLIYVLCRMILINLII
- a CDS encoding cobyrinate a,c-diamide synthase; translation: MKKILIAGTNSGVGKTTISLGIMQALVKRNMKVQPYKVGPDYIDPSYHTFITGRHSRNLDSYMLDDEKIKYIVNKSSKDADISVIEGVMGLYDGFGIDLDNCTSSHTSKVLKSPVILVINGKSMAASSAAMVLGYKELDKDVNIKGVIVNNVKTNSHYQIIKSSIEKYCNVEVLGYFPPNNKFSLESRHLGLVPSVEMKSLREKFYTLADEIEHYIDIDRIIEISESDEFESDFDFQTLIENNKIKEHVNNKSIAIAYDKAFNFYYRENIELLEELGLEINYFSPLEDVSVPNADYIYIGGGFPEIFGKELEANESMRTSILEAHNNNIPIYAECGGLMYLGEKLLNQEEQEFNMVGIFSGISKMTSSLKRFGYCIGVAKENTLLSKKGESIKGHEFHHSIFESDEKCVYSMRKERDGNIVEEWDGGYSKGNTLATYLHTHFYNNLNCIENFLKKGNE